TTTCCGGATGCCAGCTGAGGAAGCCATCTGTGTCTTTGTTCTTCATTTCCAAATTCATAAATATGGTTGGTGCAAAGTGAGTTGTGTGCTGCTACAGAAAGACCAATAGATGGGTCAACCTGAGAAATTTCATCCAGAATAGTAACATACTCATGATAACCTAAGCCAGAACCTCCATATTGTTCAGGTACTACAATTCCCATAAAACCCATCTCACCCAATTGGTGGAATAAGTCTTTTGGAAATGTTTGGCTTTCATCCCATTCCATAATGTTCGGTCTAATGTTCTTTTCTGCAAATTCTCTAGCCGTTTCCGCTATCATTTTGATGTTGTCAATAGTCTCTGTATTCATATAATAATAGTTAGTTCCCAAAGATAACCAAATTGATGGAATGCTAAAGAAAAATTATTTTATTGACAACAGTAAGCGCTAATACATTTAATTTTCAAATTTTTATATTTTGAAAATTAATACTTTCTTAATAAAATATACAGTCTTTTACGTTTTTTATTTCACTATTTTAGGTTCCAATTTTTAAGGTATGAAAAAAATTCTACTTCCAATTATTTTGATTTCCTCTTATATTTCTGCTCAGGCTCCTGCGGGATATTATAATGGAACAACTGGGCTGACGGGGTATGCCCTGAAATCAAAACTCCACGATATTATTTCAGAAAAAATGGTCAACTGGCATTATAACGATCTTAAAGTGTTATATGGGCAGACTGATCTTGATAAATATTATGATCACGATGCATCGAATACTCAATATCTGCTGGATATCTATTCTGAAATTCCTTCGGGACCGGATGCTTATGAATATACAGTGGATCAGATGGTAGCAGGAGTGAGTATGGAAGGTCAGGGATACAACAGGGAGCACATGATGCCACAAAGTACATTCAGTACAAGTTCCTCAATCAGTGATTATCCCATGTATTCGGATCTTAACTTTATTATTCCTGTGGACGGGTATATCAACCAGCGGAGGAGCAATTATCCTTATGGAATAGGAAACAATACGAATCATTATATCTTCAGCAATACTTCAAGGATCTCCAATGCGGCCATTCCGAATTATCCTTATATAGGAAGAGTTTATGAACCTATTAATGAATTCAAAGGTGATATCGCCAGGAGTTTATTATATTTTGCGGTTCGATATGAAGGGAAATTAGGCTCATTCAATACGGCTTATACTACATCAGCGAATCTTACTCCTGCTACAGACCAATGTCCGCTGGATGGAACTGAAGAAAGAGCGGTTGATCTTGCTTATATTGCTATGCTGAAACAGTGGAGTACGGCAGATCCGGTTTCACAAAGGGAAATCGACAGAAATAATGCCATCTATACAATACAAAAAAACAGAAACCCATTTATCGATCATCCTGAGTGGATTGATATGATCTGGTCCGAAACGCCTGATAGTATTGCCCCTGCGTCTCCGGGAACACTGGTTTCAACACAGCAGAATGCTTATTTTATTAATTTAAACTGGACTGCTGCTCCTGATGCTGATATTTTAGGATACAGGATTTATATGAACGGATCCACAACACCTGTTGCTGTTACAAAGGGAACTTCTATAAGCATTGACCATC
This region of Chryseobacterium culicis genomic DNA includes:
- a CDS encoding endonuclease; its protein translation is MKKILLPIILISSYISAQAPAGYYNGTTGLTGYALKSKLHDIISEKMVNWHYNDLKVLYGQTDLDKYYDHDASNTQYLLDIYSEIPSGPDAYEYTVDQMVAGVSMEGQGYNREHMMPQSTFSTSSSISDYPMYSDLNFIIPVDGYINQRRSNYPYGIGNNTNHYIFSNTSRISNAAIPNYPYIGRVYEPINEFKGDIARSLLYFAVRYEGKLGSFNTAYTTSANLTPATDQCPLDGTEERAVDLAYIAMLKQWSTADPVSQREIDRNNAIYTIQKNRNPFIDHPEWIDMIWSETPDSIAPASPGTLVSTQQNAYFINLNWTAAPDADILGYRIYMNGSTTPVAVTKGTSISIDHLNPSTTYTFTVKAFDKAYLESPFSNMITTSTIASDSYAPDLMITKYISGTNTEFIKNNALEIVNKTGHEVNLNNYRINIQFKNNTSGAIYNGDTYELEGKVGNNETFVILNPKGTLSCFTSNEAKFVTASDPLMFAGENYVELAYNKTVTVDAIGIKYSLNNNGNVSLYRKSTVSQPTSTFSIGEWDSYPSNYCQNLGGTLSTAELIAENNEFTIYPNPVSDHLYVNGEREKVKMAQIIDLSGKVIYSEKDPFRYKKSIPVTGIPAGVYFLKLDEKAHQFIKR